One part of the Nocardioides zeae genome encodes these proteins:
- a CDS encoding hotdog fold thioesterase, producing the protein MDDDTTTVPGLDELVAYMAEHTGALNEKMGIELVEVSPERIVATMPVEGNTQPYGLLHGGASVVLAETLGSVGSALHAHPDRAAVGVDINATHHRSATSGVVTGVATPVHLGRSSTSFEVVITDEAGKRVCTARITCSLIPVDRVPSAG; encoded by the coding sequence ATGGATGACGACACCACCACCGTGCCCGGTCTCGACGAGCTCGTCGCGTACATGGCGGAGCACACGGGCGCCCTCAACGAGAAGATGGGCATCGAGCTCGTCGAGGTCTCTCCCGAGCGGATCGTGGCCACGATGCCCGTCGAGGGCAACACGCAGCCCTACGGCCTGCTCCACGGCGGCGCGTCCGTCGTGCTCGCCGAGACCCTCGGCTCCGTCGGCTCGGCGCTCCACGCGCACCCCGACCGTGCCGCGGTCGGGGTGGACATCAACGCCACCCACCACCGCTCCGCGACGTCCGGCGTCGTCACGGGCGTCGCCACGCCGGTGCACCTGGGCCGCAGCTCGACCAGCTTCGAGGTGGTCATCACCGACGAGGCCGGCAAGCGGGTCTGCACCGCTCGGATCACCTGCTCGCTGATCCCCGTCGACCGCGTCCCGTCCGCCGGCTGA
- a CDS encoding GNAT family N-acetyltransferase produces MAAPLTLRAAALSDIPALTALWSESLRSPEEGASDVARLVEASFTGESHRIVVAEYGGAFAGAVLLRMITVSPLDPTPMVHLASPTVLAEFRRRGVGRALVEAGVAYAEEHDVPQVSTASASTSRDANRFMARLGLATRASFRVAPTATVRARITAMRPTMARPQRQQLTSVLAARRSMRRTTTQRAG; encoded by the coding sequence ATGGCAGCCCCTCTCACCCTGCGCGCAGCGGCGCTCTCCGACATCCCCGCGCTCACGGCGCTGTGGTCCGAGTCGCTCCGCTCCCCGGAGGAGGGTGCGTCCGACGTCGCCCGCCTCGTCGAGGCCTCCTTCACGGGGGAGTCCCACCGGATCGTGGTGGCCGAGTACGGCGGCGCGTTCGCCGGCGCCGTGCTGCTGCGGATGATCACGGTCTCGCCGCTGGACCCGACGCCGATGGTGCACCTCGCCTCGCCCACCGTCCTGGCGGAGTTCCGCCGTCGCGGGGTGGGCCGGGCGCTCGTCGAGGCGGGCGTGGCCTACGCCGAGGAGCACGACGTGCCCCAGGTCTCGACGGCCTCGGCGAGCACCTCGCGCGACGCCAACCGCTTCATGGCGCGACTGGGCCTCGCGACGCGGGCGTCGTTCCGGGTCGCGCCGACCGCGACCGTGCGGGCCCGCATCACGGCGATGCGCCCGACGATGGCGCGGCCGCAGCGCCAGCAGCTCACGAGCGTGCTCGCCGCCCGCCGCTCGATGCGGCGGACGACGACGCAGCGCGCGGGCTGA
- a CDS encoding DUF554 domain-containing protein, which yields MFVGSGTLLNVVTVLVGSGLGVALGARLPERVRRVVVDGLGLVTLLVAAVAAADVLDPALAAATGAGAPLLIVLGAVLLGGIVGAALDLDGRLVALGGWAERRLARRPPHAATGDGAAPGASDTEHSEHTDRFTAGFVAASLVFCTGPLTVLGSLNDGLGNGAEQLYLKATLDGFAAVAFAATFGWGVAASAVTVVVVQGSLTLVGLVVGDVLPAAHVAALSAVGGVLLVGVALRLLDVAQVAVASLLPALVVAPLLVEAVVRLR from the coding sequence TTGTTCGTCGGATCGGGCACCCTCCTCAACGTCGTCACCGTGCTGGTGGGCTCCGGCCTGGGGGTCGCGCTGGGCGCCCGGCTCCCCGAGCGCGTACGGCGCGTGGTCGTCGACGGTCTGGGGCTCGTCACGCTGCTCGTGGCGGCGGTCGCGGCGGCCGACGTGCTCGACCCCGCGCTGGCTGCGGCGACCGGCGCCGGCGCGCCCCTGCTGATCGTGCTCGGCGCGGTGCTCCTGGGCGGCATCGTGGGCGCGGCGCTCGACCTCGACGGGCGCCTCGTCGCCCTCGGCGGCTGGGCCGAGCGGCGCCTGGCGCGACGGCCACCTCACGCGGCGACCGGCGACGGGGCGGCTCCCGGGGCGAGCGACACCGAGCACAGCGAGCACACCGACCGTTTCACCGCGGGTTTCGTCGCTGCCTCCCTCGTGTTCTGCACCGGCCCGCTGACCGTGCTCGGCTCGCTCAACGACGGACTGGGCAACGGCGCCGAGCAGCTCTACCTCAAGGCGACCCTCGACGGGTTCGCCGCCGTGGCCTTCGCCGCCACCTTCGGCTGGGGCGTCGCCGCGTCGGCGGTCACCGTCGTCGTGGTGCAGGGCAGCCTGACCCTCGTCGGGCTCGTGGTGGGCGACGTGCTGCCCGCGGCCCACGTCGCCGCCCTGAGCGCGGTGGGTGGCGTGCTCCTCGTCGGCGTCGCGCTGCGGCTGCTCGACGTCGCGCAGGTGGCGGTGGCGTCCCTGCTGCCGGCGCTGGTGGTGGCGCCCCTGCTGGTCGAGGCGGTCGTGCGGCTGCGGTGA
- a CDS encoding branched-chain amino acid ABC transporter permease, with the protein MQIGTRAADTPPRPQTRGRGGIPSHRSVLRFLAPLLLALVILGVAPSAQAAPAAEDGYRVTVNLRDTSNDNAPVEGVDITATPTGGEAIEATTDADGRAVLEIPAEFQGATVLVELDESTLPDGAAMREGAPAEQTVTLNISTVGVTFLIGEDNRNVMTKWDRVPASIYNGLLFGLIMAMAALGLSMVFGTTGLTNFSHGELVTFGAVCTMLLNTSLGVPFLLAVPITVVAAVGVGWLQDRFLWAPLRHRGIGLIAMMIVSIGLQFFLRNFFAYITGSRTEVYDEYATGAGSDFAGLFTYTTRDIVIAGVCIVVLALVIAGLSYTRLGRATRAVADNPALAAATGINVDRVVSTVWMVGTALAALAGTFLAFQLGVTYQIGQLVLLLLFAACCVGGLGSVWGALVGSLIIGVLIELSALVIPPDLKNAGALLLLVIILLVRPQGLLGRRERIG; encoded by the coding sequence ATGCAGATCGGCACCCGAGCCGCGGACACCCCGCCGCGGCCACAGACCCGGGGACGCGGAGGCATCCCGAGCCACCGCTCGGTGCTCCGGTTCCTCGCCCCCCTGCTGCTCGCGCTGGTCATCCTCGGCGTCGCGCCGTCCGCCCAGGCCGCTCCTGCGGCCGAGGACGGCTACCGCGTCACCGTGAACCTCCGCGACACCAGCAACGACAACGCCCCCGTGGAGGGCGTCGACATCACCGCGACACCGACGGGCGGTGAGGCCATCGAGGCCACCACCGACGCCGACGGACGCGCCGTGCTCGAGATCCCGGCCGAGTTCCAGGGGGCCACGGTCCTCGTCGAGCTCGACGAGAGCACGCTGCCGGACGGCGCCGCCATGCGCGAGGGCGCTCCCGCCGAGCAGACGGTGACGCTCAACATCTCCACGGTCGGCGTCACGTTCCTCATCGGCGAGGACAACCGCAACGTCATGACGAAGTGGGACCGGGTCCCCGCCAGCATCTACAACGGCCTGCTGTTCGGCCTGATCATGGCGATGGCGGCGCTGGGGCTCTCGATGGTGTTCGGCACCACGGGCCTCACGAACTTCTCGCACGGCGAGCTCGTCACCTTCGGCGCGGTCTGCACCATGCTGCTCAACACGTCGCTGGGGGTGCCGTTCCTGCTGGCCGTCCCCATCACGGTGGTGGCCGCCGTCGGCGTCGGATGGCTCCAGGACAGGTTCCTGTGGGCCCCGCTGCGGCACCGCGGCATCGGACTGATCGCGATGATGATCGTCTCGATCGGTCTGCAGTTCTTCCTGCGCAACTTCTTCGCCTACATCACGGGGTCCCGCACGGAGGTGTACGACGAGTACGCCACCGGCGCCGGCTCCGACTTCGCCGGGCTGTTCACCTACACGACGCGCGACATCGTCATCGCCGGCGTCTGCATCGTCGTCCTCGCCCTGGTGATCGCCGGCCTGTCCTACACCCGCCTCGGTCGGGCGACCCGGGCGGTGGCGGACAACCCCGCGCTGGCCGCGGCCACCGGCATCAACGTCGACCGGGTCGTCTCCACGGTGTGGATGGTGGGCACCGCCCTCGCTGCGCTCGCGGGCACGTTCCTGGCGTTCCAGCTCGGCGTGACCTACCAGATCGGGCAGCTCGTCCTGCTGCTGCTCTTCGCGGCGTGCTGCGTCGGCGGTCTCGGGTCGGTGTGGGGCGCGCTCGTCGGCAGCCTCATCATCGGTGTCCTCATCGAGCTCTCCGCGCTGGTGATCCCGCCGGACCTCAAGAACGCCGGTGCGCTGCTGCTCCTCGTCATCATCCTTCTCGTCCGACCGCAGGGCCTCCTGGGCCGCCGCGAGCGGATCGGCTGA
- a CDS encoding branched-chain amino acid ABC transporter permease, which produces MDLLTTPLHDAFAPIAISYVLAAIGLNIHFGYTGLLNFGQAAFAAVGAYGMAVLIVSFDVPLVPALLLALVGAVLLALVMGLPTLRLRADYLAIVTIAVAEIARLIFSTSFKQYFNARDGVQGFTADFRALNPYGDGALGFSRNDLWVITVGWILVALVLGFVFLLMRSPWGRVLKSIREDEDAVRSLGKNVYSYKLQALILGGVIGALGGFVGALGKGSVQPDSFNTDFTFIAFTMLILGGAARVMSPVVGAVLFWFLLTFMDVLLKRITGDGGFVPGWLLNPDQTGNVRFMIVGLVLMLLMIFRPQGIFGDKKELAIDAR; this is translated from the coding sequence ATGGACCTGCTCACCACCCCGCTCCACGACGCGTTCGCGCCCATCGCGATCTCGTACGTGCTCGCCGCCATCGGCCTCAACATCCACTTCGGCTACACGGGCCTGCTGAACTTCGGCCAGGCCGCCTTCGCCGCGGTCGGCGCCTACGGCATGGCCGTGCTCATCGTGTCGTTCGACGTGCCCCTCGTGCCGGCGCTGCTGCTGGCCCTCGTCGGCGCCGTCCTGCTCGCGCTGGTCATGGGTCTGCCGACCCTGCGGCTCCGCGCCGACTACCTGGCGATCGTCACCATCGCCGTCGCCGAGATCGCCCGCCTGATCTTCTCGACGTCGTTCAAGCAGTACTTCAACGCCCGTGACGGCGTGCAGGGCTTCACCGCCGACTTCCGCGCCCTCAACCCGTACGGCGACGGCGCCCTCGGCTTCAGCCGCAACGACCTCTGGGTCATCACCGTCGGCTGGATCCTCGTCGCCCTCGTGCTCGGCTTCGTGTTCCTGCTCATGCGCAGCCCCTGGGGCCGCGTGCTGAAGAGCATCCGCGAGGACGAGGACGCCGTGCGGTCGCTCGGCAAGAACGTCTACAGCTACAAGCTGCAGGCCCTCATCCTCGGTGGCGTCATCGGCGCCCTCGGCGGCTTCGTGGGCGCGCTCGGCAAGGGCTCCGTGCAGCCGGACAGCTTCAACACCGACTTCACGTTCATCGCCTTCACCATGCTGATCCTCGGCGGTGCCGCCCGGGTGATGTCGCCGGTCGTGGGTGCCGTGCTCTTCTGGTTCCTGCTGACCTTCATGGACGTGCTGCTCAAGCGCATCACCGGCGACGGCGGCTTCGTGCCCGGGTGGCTCCTCAACCCGGACCAGACCGGCAACGTGCGGTTCATGATCGTGGGCCTCGTGCTGATGCTGCTCATGATCTTCCGCCCGCAAGGGATCTTCGGCGACAAGAAGGAGCTCGCGATCGATGCCCGCTGA
- a CDS encoding ABC transporter ATP-binding protein, with translation MPADLEKSRAAAAAVLADVAHEPGAAKPDPIVVVDNITRQFGGLKAVDVGHLEIQRGVITALIGPNGAGKTTFFNLLTGFDTPDTGERYLNGKSLKRVAAYKVAKLGMVRTFQLTKVLSKLTVLENMRLGATSQRGERFWAGPLAFLWSGQEKANTERARELLRRFKLDAKEDDFAGSLSGGQRKLLEMARALMVEPELVMLDEPMAGVNPALKQSLLGHVKSLRDEGMTVLFVEHDMDMVRDISDWVVVMAAGAVIAEGPPHSIMSDQRVIDAYLGAHHDTDISELDPEEILAEAEAEIEAEKEGNA, from the coding sequence ATGCCCGCTGACCTCGAGAAGTCCCGCGCCGCGGCCGCGGCCGTCCTGGCCGACGTCGCGCACGAGCCGGGCGCAGCCAAGCCCGACCCCATCGTCGTCGTCGACAACATCACCCGGCAGTTCGGCGGCCTCAAGGCCGTCGACGTGGGCCACCTGGAGATCCAGCGTGGTGTCATCACCGCGCTGATCGGCCCCAACGGTGCCGGCAAGACGACCTTCTTCAACCTCCTCACCGGGTTCGACACCCCCGACACGGGTGAGCGCTACCTCAACGGCAAGTCGCTGAAGCGCGTGGCGGCGTACAAGGTCGCCAAGCTCGGCATGGTCCGCACCTTCCAGCTGACCAAGGTGCTGTCCAAGCTCACCGTGCTGGAGAACATGCGGCTCGGCGCGACCAGCCAGCGGGGCGAGCGGTTCTGGGCCGGTCCCCTGGCGTTCCTGTGGAGCGGCCAGGAGAAGGCCAACACCGAGCGCGCCCGCGAGCTGCTGCGGCGGTTCAAGCTCGACGCCAAGGAGGACGACTTCGCCGGATCGCTCTCGGGCGGCCAGCGCAAGCTGCTCGAGATGGCCCGGGCCCTCATGGTCGAGCCCGAGCTCGTCATGCTCGACGAGCCGATGGCCGGCGTGAACCCCGCGCTCAAGCAGTCGCTGCTGGGTCACGTGAAGTCGCTGCGCGACGAGGGCATGACCGTCCTCTTCGTCGAGCACGACATGGACATGGTCCGCGACATCTCGGACTGGGTCGTCGTCATGGCCGCGGGCGCCGTCATCGCCGAGGGCCCGCCGCACAGCATCATGAGCGACCAGCGCGTCATCGACGCCTACCTGGGCGCCCACCACGACACCGACATCAGCGAGCTCGACCCCGAGGAGATCCTCGCCGAGGCGGAGGCCGAGATCGAGGCCGAGAAGGAGGGCAACGCGTGA
- a CDS encoding ABC transporter ATP-binding protein: MNADLSKAAGGADERAEAARRAHLAAADGAVLRADNLIAGYLPGVNILNGADLYCQPGELVGIIGPNGAGKSTLLKALFGLVKIHTGTVTLRGEEVTNQRADSLVTKGIGFVPQTNNVFPSLSIAENLQMGCYQAPKKFAERFDFVTGIFPALGTRRNQRAGSLSGGERQMVAMGRALMMEPSVLLLDEPSAGLSPAMQDEVFVQTRNINKAGVSVVMVEQNAARCLQICDRGYVLDHGRNAYTATGRELANDPKVIELYLGTLAKQNT; this comes from the coding sequence GTGAACGCCGACCTGAGCAAGGCCGCCGGGGGCGCCGACGAGCGAGCCGAGGCCGCCCGCCGGGCGCACCTCGCCGCCGCCGACGGCGCCGTCCTGCGGGCGGACAACCTGATCGCGGGCTACCTGCCCGGGGTCAACATCCTCAACGGGGCCGACCTCTACTGCCAGCCGGGCGAGCTCGTCGGCATCATCGGCCCCAACGGCGCCGGCAAGTCGACGCTGCTCAAGGCGCTCTTCGGCCTGGTCAAGATCCACACCGGCACGGTCACGCTGCGCGGCGAGGAGGTCACCAACCAGCGGGCGGACAGCCTGGTCACCAAGGGGATCGGCTTCGTGCCGCAGACCAACAACGTGTTCCCCAGCCTCTCCATCGCGGAGAACCTGCAGATGGGCTGCTACCAGGCGCCCAAGAAGTTCGCCGAGCGGTTCGACTTCGTGACGGGGATCTTCCCGGCCCTCGGCACCCGCCGGAACCAGCGAGCCGGCTCGCTGTCGGGCGGCGAGCGGCAGATGGTCGCGATGGGTCGCGCGCTCATGATGGAGCCGTCGGTGCTGCTCCTCGACGAGCCCTCGGCGGGGCTCTCCCCCGCCATGCAGGACGAGGTGTTCGTGCAGACCCGCAACATCAACAAGGCGGGCGTGTCCGTCGTGATGGTCGAGCAGAACGCGGCCCGCTGCCTGCAGATCTGCGACCGCGGCTACGTGCTCGACCACGGCCGCAACGCCTACACGGCCACCGGTCGCGAGCTCGCCAATGACCCCAAGGTCATCGAGCTCTACCTCGGCACCCTGGCGAAGCAGAACACCTGA
- a CDS encoding ABC transporter substrate-binding protein: MKRSSTLVRLGVAMLATSLVAAGCGGGDGDGGNDSDGGNSNDNASSAPSWYFVDGNTADYSADFDEGTLEGVRATYPGSELGDEFRDRLLGVNPDLADFTYGAESYDAVVVAALAAIAAGNDSGTAIASELQNVSAEGEKCTDFAACAELLAAGTDIDYDGVSGPIDFSSTGSPTSATIGIFQYGADNTYTPQEFITGEIPDSDPVEGQELPAIEDGDGVFTVGGLLPTSGDLAFLGPPEIAGVALAVQEINEAGGVNGADAVALPTADSGDGTPDIAGTSVDQLLANNVDVIVGAASSSVSLSVIDKITSAGVAQISPANTSTAFDTYADQGLYFRTAPSDVLQGQVMASTLSGDGKQNIAILARQDSYGEALAENVRDFFEQSGGSVVSYQLYSPEAATYTAEVEAIKAEDPDAIVLIAFDETKKIVPELVEAGLNGNN; encoded by the coding sequence ATGAAGCGTTCCAGCACCCTGGTCCGACTGGGGGTCGCGATGCTCGCGACGTCCCTCGTCGCCGCTGGTTGTGGCGGCGGAGACGGTGACGGCGGCAACGACAGCGACGGCGGCAACAGCAACGACAACGCGTCGTCGGCGCCCTCGTGGTACTTCGTCGACGGCAACACCGCCGACTACAGCGCCGACTTCGACGAGGGCACGCTCGAGGGCGTCCGCGCGACGTACCCCGGTTCCGAGCTCGGCGACGAGTTCCGTGATCGCCTCCTCGGCGTCAACCCCGACCTCGCCGACTTCACCTACGGCGCGGAGTCCTACGACGCCGTCGTCGTCGCGGCCCTCGCCGCGATCGCGGCCGGCAACGACTCCGGCACGGCGATCGCCAGCGAGCTGCAGAACGTGTCCGCCGAGGGCGAGAAGTGCACCGACTTCGCCGCGTGCGCCGAGCTGCTCGCCGCGGGCACCGACATCGACTACGACGGCGTGTCCGGCCCGATCGACTTCAGCTCGACCGGCAGCCCGACGTCGGCGACGATCGGCATCTTCCAGTACGGCGCGGACAACACCTACACGCCGCAGGAGTTCATCACCGGCGAGATCCCCGACTCCGACCCGGTCGAGGGCCAGGAGCTCCCGGCGATCGAGGACGGCGACGGCGTCTTCACCGTGGGCGGCCTCCTGCCGACCTCCGGTGACCTCGCGTTCCTCGGCCCCCCGGAGATCGCGGGCGTCGCGCTCGCGGTGCAGGAGATCAACGAGGCCGGCGGCGTGAACGGCGCCGACGCCGTCGCCCTGCCGACCGCCGACTCCGGTGACGGCACGCCGGACATCGCCGGCACGTCCGTCGACCAGCTCCTCGCGAACAACGTCGACGTCATCGTCGGTGCGGCCTCCTCGTCGGTGTCGCTCAGCGTCATCGACAAGATCACCAGCGCCGGTGTCGCGCAGATCTCCCCGGCCAACACGTCGACCGCGTTCGACACCTACGCCGACCAGGGCCTCTACTTCCGCACCGCTCCCTCGGACGTGCTGCAGGGCCAGGTCATGGCGTCGACGCTGAGCGGTGACGGCAAGCAGAACATCGCCATCCTGGCGCGCCAGGACTCCTACGGCGAGGCTCTCGCGGAGAACGTCCGTGACTTCTTCGAGCAGTCGGGCGGCTCCGTCGTCTCCTACCAGCTCTACTCGCCGGAGGCGGCGACGTACACCGCCGAGGTCGAGGCCATCAAGGCCGAGGACCCCGACGCGATCGTCCTGATCGCGTTCGACGAGACGAAGAAGATCGTCCCCGAGCTCGTCGAGGCGGGTCTCAACGGCAACAACTGA
- a CDS encoding ANTAR domain-containing response regulator → MNERALAPRRVVIAEDEALIRMDLAEMLADEGYEVVGEAGDGQRAIELAEELRPDLVVLDVKMPVLDGIAAAERIAAQRIAPVVILTAFSQRELVERARDAGAMAYLVKPFSASDLVPAIEMAVSRFAELSQLEAEVGDLTERLETRKLVDRAKGVLQEDLGLTEPDAFRWIQKTAMDLRLSMKQVAEGVITHGPGAGGA, encoded by the coding sequence GTGAACGAGCGCGCACTGGCCCCCCGACGTGTCGTCATCGCCGAGGACGAGGCGCTGATCCGCATGGACCTGGCCGAGATGTTGGCCGACGAGGGCTACGAGGTCGTGGGGGAGGCCGGTGACGGCCAGCGTGCCATCGAGCTGGCCGAGGAGCTGCGTCCCGACCTCGTCGTGCTCGACGTGAAGATGCCGGTGCTCGACGGGATCGCCGCCGCGGAGCGGATCGCGGCGCAGCGGATCGCCCCCGTCGTCATCCTCACGGCCTTCTCCCAGCGCGAGCTCGTCGAGCGGGCCCGCGACGCCGGTGCGATGGCCTACCTGGTGAAGCCGTTCTCGGCGAGCGACCTCGTCCCGGCGATCGAGATGGCCGTCAGCCGGTTCGCCGAGCTCAGCCAGCTCGAGGCCGAGGTCGGCGACCTCACGGAGCGGCTCGAGACGCGCAAGCTCGTCGACCGCGCCAAGGGCGTGCTCCAGGAGGACCTCGGGCTCACGGAGCCGGACGCATTCCGCTGGATCCAGAAGACCGCCATGGACCTGCGCCTGTCGATGAAGCAGGTCGCCGAGGGCGTCATCACCCACGGCCCGGGCGCCGGCGGCGCCTGA
- a CDS encoding helix-turn-helix domain-containing protein — translation MYDDARRRDALQLLSTGMTLSEVSRRTGVARSTIRTWRDHAPAPAPCPRCGSGDLPQPEYAALLGFYLGDGCLSVLERTTALRISCDASLPGIVADVTRTVRAVHPSRPCFHVRAPGTTVVQSSWKHWPCLFPQHGPGRKHDRRIVLEPWQRSLVEEHPGAFLRGLFHSDGSRVRNWASRRVAATGEVRRHDYARWQFTNRSEDILGLCGWALDLVEVPWRRSSVTTMSVSRRAAVARLDTLIGEKR, via the coding sequence ATGTACGACGACGCTCGTCGACGCGACGCCCTCCAGCTGTTGTCCACGGGGATGACGCTGTCCGAGGTCTCCCGTCGCACCGGGGTGGCCCGGTCGACCATCCGCACGTGGCGGGACCACGCGCCGGCGCCCGCTCCGTGCCCGCGGTGCGGATCCGGGGACCTCCCCCAGCCGGAGTACGCGGCCCTGCTGGGCTTCTATCTAGGCGACGGGTGCCTCTCCGTGCTGGAGCGCACCACCGCCCTCCGCATCAGCTGCGACGCATCCCTGCCGGGGATCGTGGCGGACGTGACCCGGACGGTGCGCGCCGTCCACCCGTCCCGGCCCTGCTTCCACGTGCGTGCACCGGGGACGACGGTCGTGCAGTCGTCCTGGAAACACTGGCCCTGCCTCTTCCCCCAGCACGGCCCCGGGCGCAAGCACGACCGCCGGATCGTGCTGGAGCCCTGGCAACGGTCGCTGGTCGAGGAGCACCCCGGCGCGTTCCTCCGGGGGCTGTTCCACTCGGACGGCTCCCGGGTGCGCAACTGGGCGAGCCGCCGGGTGGCCGCCACCGGGGAGGTCCGCCGGCACGACTACGCGCGGTGGCAGTTCACCAACCGTTCCGAGGACATCCTGGGGCTCTGCGGCTGGGCGCTGGACCTGGTCGAGGTGCCGTGGCGGAGGTCGTCCGTGACGACGATGAGCGTGTCGCGACGGGCCGCGGTGGCCCGTCTCGACACGCTCATCGGGGAGAAGCGGTGA
- the pyk gene encoding pyruvate kinase — protein sequence MRRAKIVCTLGPATAGARRIQELVYAGMDVARLNMSHGTHADHEENYRLVRQASDSSGRGVGILADLQGPKIRLETFSEGPVVLRRGQSWCITTRDVDGDASICGTTYKGLPGDVKPGDPLLIDDGKIKLRVVSKTDTDVEVEVLVGGKVSDHKGINLPGVAVSVPALSDKDIQDLRWALRIGVDFVALSFVRNAADADDVRAIMAEEGRTVPIIAKIEKPQALENLEDIVQAFDAFMVARGDLGVECPLEDVPFHQKRIVDLARTNAKPVIVATQMLESMITAPAPTRAETSDVANAVLDGADAVMLSGETSVGDYPVTAVETMARIIESADRHAASDIRALDWDPHTKGGIIALAAAQVAERVGAKYLVAFTQSGDSARRVARYRGPIPILAFTPLASTRSQLAAVWGVETFKTAPVEHTDEMVRQVDEALLRIQRVKEGDLVVIIAGAPPGIPGSTNALRVHKMGDAINEVAPAYRRG from the coding sequence GTGCGCCGAGCGAAGATCGTCTGTACGTTGGGGCCGGCAACGGCCGGGGCCCGCCGCATCCAGGAGCTGGTGTATGCCGGCATGGATGTCGCGCGTCTCAACATGAGCCACGGCACCCACGCCGACCACGAGGAGAACTACCGGCTGGTCCGGCAGGCCTCCGACTCCAGTGGTCGTGGCGTGGGCATCCTGGCCGACCTCCAGGGGCCCAAGATCCGCCTGGAGACCTTCTCGGAGGGCCCGGTCGTGCTGCGCCGGGGCCAGAGTTGGTGCATCACCACGCGTGACGTCGACGGTGACGCCTCGATCTGCGGCACGACCTACAAGGGCCTGCCCGGCGACGTGAAGCCCGGCGACCCGCTCCTCATCGACGACGGCAAGATCAAGCTGCGCGTCGTGTCGAAGACGGACACCGACGTCGAGGTCGAGGTGCTGGTCGGCGGCAAGGTCTCCGACCACAAGGGCATCAACCTCCCCGGCGTCGCGGTGTCCGTGCCCGCGCTCTCGGACAAGGACATCCAGGACCTGCGCTGGGCGCTCCGCATCGGCGTCGACTTCGTCGCGCTGAGCTTCGTGCGCAACGCCGCCGACGCCGACGACGTGCGGGCGATCATGGCGGAGGAGGGCCGCACGGTCCCGATCATCGCCAAGATCGAGAAGCCCCAGGCGCTCGAGAACCTCGAGGACATCGTCCAGGCCTTCGACGCGTTCATGGTCGCGCGCGGCGACCTCGGCGTGGAGTGCCCGCTCGAGGACGTGCCGTTCCACCAGAAGCGGATCGTCGACCTGGCGCGCACCAACGCGAAGCCGGTGATCGTCGCGACCCAGATGCTGGAGTCGATGATCACGGCGCCCGCGCCGACCCGCGCGGAGACCTCCGACGTCGCGAACGCCGTGCTCGACGGCGCCGACGCCGTGATGCTGTCGGGGGAGACCAGCGTCGGCGACTACCCCGTGACGGCCGTCGAGACGATGGCGCGCATCATCGAGAGCGCCGACCGCCACGCGGCCAGCGACATCCGCGCCCTCGACTGGGACCCCCACACCAAGGGCGGCATCATCGCGCTGGCCGCGGCGCAGGTCGCCGAGCGGGTCGGGGCGAAGTACCTCGTCGCCTTCACGCAGAGCGGCGACTCCGCGCGGCGCGTGGCGCGCTACCGCGGCCCGATCCCCATCCTGGCCTTCACGCCGTTGGCGTCGACCCGGTCGCAGCTGGCGGCGGTGTGGGGCGTCGAGACCTTCAAGACCGCTCCCGTCGAGCACACCGACGAGATGGTGCGCCAGGTCGACGAGGCACTGCTCCGCATCCAGCGCGTCAAGGAGGGCGACCTCGTCGTCATCATCGCCGGAGCGCCCCCGGGCATCCCGGGCTCCACCAACGCGCTGCGCGTGCACAAGATGGGCGACGCGATCAACGAGGTGGCGCCCGCCTACCGCCGGGGCTGA